Proteins encoded together in one Lagopus muta isolate bLagMut1 chromosome 3, bLagMut1 primary, whole genome shotgun sequence window:
- the LOC125690497 gene encoding feather keratin 1-like — MSCYNLCRPCGPTPLANSCNEPCVRQCQDSQVVIQPSTVVVTLPGPILSSFPQNTAVGSSASAAVGSALDAQGVSISSGGFGFGGLGCFNGGRARYPC, encoded by the coding sequence atgtcctgctaCAACCTCTGCCGCCCCTGCGGACCCACCCCGCTGGCtaacagctgcaacgagccctgtgtcaggcagtgccaggactcccaagtcGTCATCCAGCCCTCCACTGTCGTGGTCACCCTGCcgggacccatcctcagctccttcccccagaacaccGCCGTCGGATCCTCCGCATCAGCTGCCGTGGGCAGCGCCCTCGACGCCCAGGGAGTGTCCATCTCCTCCGGCGGCTTCGGCTTCGGaggcctgggctgcttcaaCGGCGGCAGAGCCCGCTACCCCTGCTAA
- the LOC125690501 gene encoding feather keratin 1-like: MSCNNLCRPCGPTPLANSCNEPCVRQCQDSQVVIQPPAVLVTLPGPILSSFPQSTAVGSSASAAVGSALDAQGVSISSGGFGFGGLGCFNGGRARYPC, from the coding sequence atgtcctgcaACAACCTCTGCCGCCCCTGTGGACCCACCCCGCTGGCtaacagctgcaacgagccctgtgtcaggcagtgccaggactcccaagtcGTCATCCAGCCTCCTGCCGTGCTGGTCACCCTGCcgggacccatcctcagctccttcccccagagcaCCGCCGTCGGATCCTCCGCATCAGCTGCCGTGGGCAGCGCCCTCGACGCCCAGGGAGTGTCCATCTCCTCCGGCGGCTTCGGCTTCGGaggcctgggctgcttcaaCGGCGGCAGAGCCCGCTACCCCTGCTAA
- the LOC125690499 gene encoding feather keratin 1-like, with amino-acid sequence MSCYNLCRPCGPTPLANSCNEPCVRQCQDSQVVIQPSTVVVTLPGPILSSFPQSTAVGSSASAAVGSALDAQGVSISSGGFGFGGLGCFNGGRARYPC; translated from the coding sequence atgtcctgctaCAACCTCTGCCGCCCCTGCGGACCCACCCCGCTGGCtaacagctgcaacgagccctgtgtcaggcagtgccaggactcccaagtcGTCATCCAGCCCTCCACTGTCGTGGTCACCCTGCcgggacccatcctcagctccttcccccagagcaCCGCTGTCGGATCCTCCGCATCAGCTGCCGTGGGCAGCGCCCTCGACGCCCAGGGAGTGTCCATCTCCTCCGGCGGCTTCGGCTTCGGaggcctgggctgcttcaaCGGCGGCAGAGCCCGCTACCCCTGCTAA
- the LOC125690821 gene encoding feather keratin 1-like: MDASSDLARKSCSLHNAAMRRGSLQALRHSHSSIKAVPGPRSLTPLTSHLLLCALTENLHPTAMSCYNLCRPCGPTPLANSCNEPCVRQCQDSQVVIQPSTVVVTLPGPILSSFPQNTAVGSSASAAVGSALDAQGVSISSGGFGFGGLGCFNGGRARYPC; encoded by the exons ATGGACGCGTCTTCAG ATCTGGCACGCAagagctgctcactgcacaATGCTGCCATGCGCAGAGGCTCTCTCCAAGCCCTcaggcactcacacagcagcataaaaGCCGTCCCTGGGCCTCGCTCCCTCACACCACTCACCTCACACCTTCTCCTCTGTGCACTTACAG AGAAcctccaccccacagccatgtcctgctaCAACCTCTGCCGCCCCTGCGGACCCACCCCGCTGGCtaacagctgcaacgagccctgtgtcaggcagtgccaggactcccaagtcGTCATCCAGCCCTCCACCGTCGTGGTCACCCTGCcgggacccatcctcagctccttcccccagaacaccGCCGTCGGATCCTCCGCATCAGCTGCAGTGGGCAGCGCCCTCGACGCCCAGGGAGTGTCCATCTCCTCTGGTGGCTTCGGCTTCGGaggcctgggctgcttcaaCGGCGGCAGAGCCCGCTACCCCTGCTAA